One genomic window of Plasmodium falciparum 3D7 genome assembly, chromosome: 10 includes the following:
- a CDS encoding RING zinc finger protein, putative, whose product MDEENERERLRIRMSLNDLILILSVCYSVGDIFVQWNEFSKCYKPIQLWLVVSFISIVLYRLSHFLAQYLSNDNDDFIIYRRNNPPYYISFLVLFILFPFFFIWNIIGTIWIYQIIKYTPNCLPRNNHPWFIVLWIVLCYIWILLYLFFIILSIYLEYQSRIYERTITNIQTDDIFSRWTDNIDLMRDYGIFIYRNGLRLKQIENLPFYYIKNISNESKCSICLNDFQIDECVRTLLLCNHTFHKSCIDLWLIRSATCPNCKSPIASQGIFMNI is encoded by the coding sequence atggaCGAGGAAAACGAAAGAGAACGGTTAAGAATTCGTATGAGCCTAAAcgatttaatattaatattgtcaGTTTGTTATTCAGTCGGTGATATATTTGTTCAATGGAATGAGTTTTCGAAATGTTATAAACCGATACAATTATGGCTTGTTGTTTCATTCATTTCTATTGTATTATACAGATTATCTCATTTTCTTGCTCAATATTTaagtaatgataatgatgatttcataatatatagaagAAACAATCCACCTTATTATATTAGCTTCTTAGTACTGTTCATActgtttccttttttttttatttggaaTATTATAGGAACAATATGGATAtatcaaattataaaatacacTCCAAATTGTTTACCCAGAAATAATCATCCTTGGTTTATTGTTCTCTGGATTGTACTTTGCTATATATGGATTTTGTTATActtgttttttattatactaTCCATATATCTCGAATATCAATCAAGAATTTATGAAAGGACCATAACGAATATACAAACGGATGATATATTCTCCAGATGGACAGATAATATCGACTTAATGAGAGACTAtggtatttttatttatagaaaTGGATTAAGATTAAAACAAATAGAAAATTTgccattttattatatcaaaaatatttcaaacgAATCCAAATGTTCTATATGCTTAAATGATTTCCAAATCGATGAATGTGTAAGAACATTGTTATTATGTAATCACACTTTTCATAAATCTTGTATTGATTTGTGGCTAATCAGAAGTGCTACCTGTCCAAATTGCAAATCACCTATTGCATCGCAAGGTATTTTTATGAACATTTAA
- a CDS encoding rRNA-processing protein EBP2, putative: MKVVEKQLSKKTLKVKKETEKNSTGFMEKKKINKKEKKIYKNNYNNDNIKEEEDILLNQDDFEKKKKKSLENKILLSKKLKEIKLQFKDDDTINNSKKNNWIERLDITSTEYYYLKKTELFGISESREKQLQNITHMNVIQALQKLQELNIKFNRPYDFLADMLKSDIHMEKIRQKILKEHEQAEVRENNKLKRINKKFLKKCGSQKIKSHKEALEKKQNLLKIDQLKKTNNLQNLNVQEFFIKHSKDHDYKAGKITAKKDMKHKKKNFNNKAKKDKGIKNKQIGKKTSINNKRKASSKNSRKSKKMKKKHKHRK; the protein is encoded by the coding sequence ATGAAGGTTGTTGAAAAACAATTGAGTAAGAAAACTTTAAAggttaaaaaagaaacagaaaaaaatagTACTGGatttatggaaaaaaaaaaaataaataaaaaagaaaaaaaaatatataagaataattataataatgataatataaaggaAGAAGAGGATATTCTTCTTAATCAAGAtgattttgaaaaaaaaaaaaaaaaatctcttgaaaataaaattttattatcaaaaaaattaaaagaaataaaattacaATTTAAAGATGATGATActattaataatagtaagaaaaataattggATCGAAAGATTAGATATTACTAGTacagaatattattatttaaaaaaaactgAACTATTTGGAATTTCAGAGTCAAGAGAAAAAcaattacaaaatataacaCATATGAATGTTATTCAAGCTTTACAAAAACTTcaagaattaaatattaaattcaaTAGACCATATGATTTCTTAGCTGACATGCTAAAGTCTGATATACACATGGAAAAAATTagacaaaaaatattaaaagaacatGAACAAGCTGAAGTtagagaaaataataaacttaaacgaattaataaaaagttCCTTAAAAAATGTGGAtcacaaaaaattaaaagtcATAAAGAAGCTCTagagaaaaaacaaaacctCTTAAAAATTGATcagttaaaaaaaacaaacaattTACAAAATCTCAATGTACAAGAATTCTTCATAAAACATTCCAAAGATCATGATTACAAAGCTGGAAAAATAACCGCAAAAAAAGATatgaaacataaaaaaaaaaattttaataacaaagcaaaaaaggataaaggtatcaaaaataaacaaataggAAAGAAAACAagcataaataataaaagaaaggcTTCCTCAAAAAATTCTaggaaaagtaaaaaaatgaaaaaaaaacataaacataGGAAGTAA
- a CDS encoding nucleolar preribosomal assembly protein, putative: MDELNKEEIVDNINNEQAKTRKGHLILKKREGVYEESSKYCLFIGSNKRSLILKNFMYDIYSIYKPLTCYMPKAHSNLSNIIDKIDKLVDICVHNNCSFFFSVFSTKKKPSRFIIGRLYNNKILDYYVFSLISYIPLKLFPLSKEILYDTKPIVLIQGSYFEQNETNRYVKNILFDFFKHKNVDTFSKKSIQRLIVISAYQKNNEINADLGKKVEAGKENNDKNNDDDKNNDDNKNNDDDNKNNDDDNKNNDDDNKNNDDDKNNDDDKNNDDDKNNDDDNKNNDDDNKNNDDDKNNDDDKNNDDDKNNDDNKNNDDNNKNNNNDDDDDVTLNFTEDAMSTTKENVNDSFKNMDNIYNNLNTNKFNSYDKLKDKDKKNLYVISFNQYLITKEFFNINKENEQPPKLQEIGPRFEFTLEENYKTPEYNLFQEALRTVKKQEKTKIKNVHVDEFGHNIKKVYVQKQNFSKLHTKHTKFVKKNKFNT; the protein is encoded by the coding sequence atggaTGAACTAAATAAAGAAGAGATTGTggataatattaacaatgaGCAAGCGAAAACTCGGAAGGGGCATTTGATTTTGAAGAAAAGAGAAGGAGTATATGAAGAGAGTTCAAaatattgtttatttattggTAGTAATAAAAgatcattaatattaaaaaattttatgtatGATATCTATAGTATTTATAAACCATTAACTTGTTATATGCCTAAAGCTCATTCGAATTTGTCAAATATAATTGATAAGATAGATAAATTAGTAGATATATGTGTTCATAATAAttgttcatttttcttttctgtattttcaacaaaaaaaaaaccttcACGTTTTATAATCGGAAggttgtataataataaaatattagattattatgttttttccCTTATATCTTATATACCATTAAAATTATTCCCCCTttcaaaagaaatattatatgatacgAAACCTATTGTATTAATTCAAGGATCATATTTTGAACAAAACGAAACAAATAggtatgtaaaaaatatcttGTTCGActtttttaaacataaaaatgttGACACCTTTTCAAAAAAATCAATCCAACGTTTGATTGTTATAAGTGCTTACCAGAAGAATAACGAAATAAATGCAGATCTTGGAAAAAAAGTTGAAGCGGGCaaggaaaataatgataaaaataatgatgatgataaaaataatgatgataataaaaataatgatgatgataataaaaataatgatgatgataataaaaataatgatgatgataataaaaataatgatgatgataaaaataatgatgatgataaaaataatgatgatgataaaaataatgatgatgataataaaaataatgatgatgataataaaaataatgatgatgataaaaataatgatgatgataaaaataatgatgatgataaaaataatgatgataataaaaataatgatgataataataaaaataataataatgatgatgatgatgatgtaaCATTAAATTTCACTGAAGACGCCATGAGCACAACGAAAGAAAACGTGAATGattcatttaaaaatatggacaatatttataataacttGAACACAAACAAATTTAATTCGTACGACAAACTTAAGGACAAAGATAAGAAAAACCTTTATGTCATATCATTTAATCAATACTTAATTACTAAAGAATTCTTtaacataaataaagaaaatgaacaaCCTCCCAAGCTACAAGAAATAGGACCAAGGTTTGAATTCACTTTAGAAGAAAACTACAAAACACctgaatataatttatttcaaGAAGCTTTAAGAACAGtgaaaaaacaagaaaaaactaaaattaaaaatgtacaTGTGGATGAATTTGgtcataatattaaaaaggttTATGTCCAGAAACAAAATTTTAGTAAGCTACATACAAAGCATACCaaatttgttaaaaaaaataaattcaacacataa
- a CDS encoding partial CSTF domain-containing protein, putative: protein MKDNQVNLFFVSGLPSDVTENEIKNYFLPDHELSHCTLHSTHCGINSCYGYVGLKSKELDIQEYVKNKKLKNKDIFIELIEEENEEDNNINDDDNNKYDDDNNKYDDDNNKYDDDNNKNDDDNNKNGDDNICDDDNKYDDDNKNNMYEEQNNICYNNEDVTDEKSKKSNYIKLKKNKENKKHIKIINKNGDITKEGLSILENMNMQDVVILIIKIQELVRMDPQTAIKMLNENKTIYYSLIHALFFFGILNVEITPLDNEEIKESHFYRMKNYFQYICMNDEKSTMQDFKEPKTNVDNQSENDCGDDSSYEYEEMINEDIISVEENYNEDERNDNTLVNNMDNTFDSDHVICDDDNKIYNNDDNTYDDNNYDDNNYDDNKYDDNNYDDKNDRDNYHPNLINKKHIHVNKKTLYNNHQPYITNMKNDKKRKIQETPKTLLKDVNNNYGDNNMKYEDIYYNMNNDTSMECNNMKGVNNHNQFIINMRMKNNKQKKDYPYKSVMQEYIKGNDLSNNNNNINGCGNVSLSSDKRKGNLYGNNKINMNNNNNNNNNNNINNSNNSNNSKNIPPKGMPKPLYSFIKNKDLNRNPINYDAKDFVENVKENAADCGDTLLHNYNNNSNNNNSSSSNNNLYKSNKEAKNHNENLHFYNTTNYKVNNNNNNNNNNKQQLYRNNTDMRCENLPDRLINKMKHINNQRRGIKLIDRKNNPSEDNYNTNKIKIKCINIEEEKKINNKNNNNNNKNNNNNNNNNNNNNKLLTSGINSNHLTLLLKKLKISLKDIPYAEEDLVKEIINEKSILQNILISKYVDMLNWTSEQVLRVLSIRKSLKRIGYNINGII from the exons ATGAAGGATAATCAGgtcaatttattttttg TATCTGGTTTACCATCGGATGTTAcagaaaatgaaataaagaattattttttgcCTGACCATGAATTAAGCCATTGCAC aTTACATAGTACTCACTGTGGAATAAATAGTTGTTATGGTTATGTGGGACTGAAAAGCAAAGAATTGGATATTCaagaatatgtaaaaaataaaaaattaaaaaataaggatatatttattgaacTTATTGAAGAAGAGAATGAAgaggataataatataaatgatgatgataataataaatatgatgatgataataataaatatgatgatgataataataaatatgatgatgataataataaaaatgatgatgataataataaaaatggtgatgataatatatgtgatgatgataataaatatgatgatgataataaaaataatatgtatgaagagcaaaataatatttgttataataatgaagatgtAACAGATGAGAAATCGAAAAAaagtaattatattaaattaaaaaaaaacaaagaaaacaagaaacatataaaaattatcaaCAAAAATGGAGATATAACAAAAGAAGGATTATCCATTTTGGAAAATATGAACATGCAAGATgttgtaatattaataattaaaattcaaGAATTAGTACGTATGGATCCACAAACAGCTATTAAAATGTTGAATGAAAATAAGACTATTTATTATTCCTTGATACatgctctttttttttttggaatatTAAATGTAGAAATAACTCCATTAGATAACgaagaaattaaagaaaGCCATTTTTATcgaatgaaaaattattttcagtATATTTGTATGAACGATGAAAAATCTACAATGCAAGATTTTAAGGAACCTAAAACGAATGTGGATAATCAAAGTGAAAATGATTGTGGTGATGATTCATCTTATGAATATGAAGAAATGataaatgaagatataataagtgtggaagaaaattataatgaagaCGAAAGAAATGACAACACTTTGGtgaataatatggataatacaTTTGATAGTGATCATGTAATttgtgatgatgataataaaatatataataatgatgataatacatatgatgataataattatgatgataataattatgatgataataaatatgatgataataattatgatgataaaaatgatcgTGATAATTATCATcctaatttaataaataaaaaacatatacatgtaaataaaaaaactttatataataaccaTCAACCTTATATAACTAATATGAAGAATgacaaaaaaaggaaaattcaGGAAACTCCGAAGACCCTATTAAAAGATGTGAACAATAATTATGGTGATAATAACATGAAAtatgaagatatatattataatatgaataatgataCGAGTATGgaatgtaataatatgaagGGTGTGAATAATCATAACCagtttattattaacatgagaatgaaaaataataaacaaaaaaaagattatCCTTATAAGTCTGTAATgcaagaatatataaaaggaaaTGATTTAtcgaacaataataataatattaatggtTGTGGAAATGTATCCTTATCATCAGACAAAAGGAAAGGTAATTTATacggaaataataaaatcaacatgaataataataataataataataataataataatattaataatagtaataatagtaataatagtaagAATATTCCACCAAAAGGTATGCCCAAACCACTCTATagctttattaaaaataaagaccTTAACAGAAATCCTATTAATTATGATGCAAAAGATTTTGTTGAGAATGTAAAGGAGAATGCTGCAGATTGTGGGGATACattattacataattataataacaacagcaataataataatagtagtagtagtaataataatttgtacAAGTCAAATAAGGAAGCGAAAAACCATAACGAGAatctacatttttataacacAACAAATTATAAggttaacaataataataataataataataataataaacaacaACTCTATAGAAATAATACAGATATGAGATGTGAGAATTTGCCGGATCgattaataaacaaaatgaaacatataaataatcaaaGAAGAGGAATCAAATTAATAGACAGAAAAAATAATCCTTCAgaagataattataatacaaataaaattaaaattaaatgtattaatattgaagaagaaaaaaaaataaataacaaaaacaataataataataacaaaaacaataataataataataataataataataataataacaaattgtTAACAAGCGGAATTAATAGTAATCATCTAACTCTACTTCttaagaaattaaaaatttctttGAAGGATATACCATATGCTGAAGAAGATTTAGtcaaagaaataataaatgagaAATCAAttcttcaaaatatattaataagtaAATATGTAGACATGTTAAATTGGACAAGTGAACAAGTATTACGTGTATTATCCATAAGAAAATCATTAAAGAGAATTggttataatataaacggtattatataa